TAGCCTAACAAAATGTCAGGCTATAATTATCAAAATATTATTTTACAAGTACCAATACAACAGATAAAATCATGAACACAATTGCAGTTACTGTTGTCAGCTTCGAAAACAATGCTTCGTATCCTTTGCTTGCTTTCTTTCCGAAAAGCTGCTCTGCTCCCCCAGCTATTGAACCGGACAAACCGGCACTTCTTCCCGGCTGTAGAAGCACGCTTACAATCAGCGTCACACAAACAATGTACTGTAAAATTACTAAAGCTATTCTCACTCCCAGCACCTCCCATCTTACTGTAGTTATCATCACATTGTGCTAAAAGAACGCGAAGGTTATTACTATTCTTTCGCTCTTTCTGCCTTTTATGCGCCTAATCATTAGGCGAAATCCTATAAACAACATTTTAACACATAGAGAGATAAAATACAATAATGGGATATTTACTATACCCCATTATTGTATCACATATTTTTATATTGTATAGCACTTATAGGTTAAAAAACGCATTTATGCCTAAATATTTTGCCATTGTGTCTAATCCTTCTTCAATTCTCATAAGCTGATTATACTTTGCAACCCTGTCAGTTCTAGAAGGAGCACCTGTTTTTATCTGTCCGGCATTTACAGCAACAACCAGATCAGCAATTGTAACATCTTCTGTTTCTCCGGAGCGATGTGAAATAACAGCAGTATATCCTGCTCGATTGGCCATCTGTATAGCATCCAATGTCTCAGTCAAAGTTCCGATCTGGTTAACCTTTATGAGAATGGAATTGCATACGCCCATCTCTATACCTTTTGCTAATCTTTCAGTATTCGTAACAAAGAGATCGTCTCCTACTAACTGAATCTTTTTGCCCAGTTTGTCGGTCATAAGCTTCCAGCCTTCCCAATCCTCTTCCGCCATACCGTCTTCAATGGATATTATCGGATACCTATTGACAAGATCAGCCCAATATTCTACCATCTCTTCTTTGGTCTTCATAAAATCTGACTTCCAGAAATAGTATTTGCCTTCTTGTCCCTTGGCTTTAGCTTCTTCAAACATTTCTGTAGCTGCAGGGTCTAAAGCAATGAAAAATTCCTTACCGGGCTTATAGCCTGCTTTGGTAATCGCTTCTACAATAACTTGAAGTGCTTCT
This genomic stretch from Clostridia bacterium harbors:
- the secG gene encoding preprotein translocase subunit SecG, whose amino-acid sequence is MRIALVILQYIVCVTLIVSVLLQPGRSAGLSGSIAGGAEQLFGKKASKGYEALFSKLTTVTAIVFMILSVVLVLVK
- the eno gene encoding phosphopyruvate hydratase encodes the protein MTVITDIFAREIMDSRGNPTIEVEVELEGGALGRAAVPSGASTGAFEAVELRDGDKSRYLGRGVLTAVNNVNEIIAPEIIGMNALDQVAIDEALIELDGTPNKAKLGANAILGVSLAVAHAAAEALGLPLYQYVGGVNAKTLPVPMMNIINGGKHADNNVDIQEFMVMPVGAESFKEALRMCAEVFHNLKSVLKSKGYNTAVGDEGGFAPNLKSNEEALQVIVEAITKAGYKPGKEFFIALDPAATEMFEEAKAKGQEGKYYFWKSDFMKTKEEMVEYWADLVNRYPIISIEDGMAEEDWEGWKLMTDKLGKKIQLVGDDLFVTNTERLAKGIEMGVCNSILIKVNQIGTLTETLDAIQMANRAGYTAVISHRSGETEDVTIADLVVAVNAGQIKTGAPSRTDRVAKYNQLMRIEEGLDTMAKYLGINAFFNL